Proteins encoded together in one Balaenoptera ricei isolate mBalRic1 chromosome 2, mBalRic1.hap2, whole genome shotgun sequence window:
- the SIX1 gene encoding homeobox protein SIX1, with translation MSMLPSFGFTQEQVACVCEVLQQGGNLERLGRFLWSLPACDHLHKNESVLKAKAVVAFHRGNFRELYKILESHQFSPHNHPKLQQLWLKAHYVEAEKLRGRPLGAVGKYRVRRKFPLPRTIWDGEETSYCFKEKSRGVLREWYAHNPYPSPREKRELAEATGLTTTQVSNWFKNRRQRDRAAEAKERENTENNNSSSNKQNQLSPLEGGKPLMSSSEEEFSPPQSPDQNSVLLLQGNMSHARSSNYSLPGLTASQPTHGLQAHQHQLQDSLLGPLTSSLVDLGS, from the exons ATGTCGATGCTGCCATCGTTCGGCTTCACGCAGGAGCAAGTGGCGTGCGTATGCGAGGTTTTGCAGCAAGGCGGGAACCTGGAGCGCCTGGGCAGGTTCTTGTGGTCGCTGCCCGCCTGCGACCACCTGCACAAGAACGAAAGCGTGCTCAAGGCCAAGGCCGTGGTCGCCTTCCACCGCGGCAACTTCCGCGAGCTCTACAAGATCCTGGAGAGCCACCAGTTCTCGCCTCACAACCACCCCAAGCTGCAACAACTGTGGCTGAAGGCGCACTACGTGGAGGCCGAGAAGTTGCGCGGCCGGCCCCTGGGCGCGGTGGGCAAATACCGGGTGCGCCGAAAATTCCCGTTGCCGCGCACCATCTGGGACGGCGAAGAGACCAGCTACTGCTTCAAGGAGAAGTCGCGGGGCGTGCTGCGGGAGTGGTACGCGCATAACCCCTACCCCTCGCCGCGTGAGAAGCGGGAGCTGGCCGAGGCCACCGGCCTCACCACCACCCAAGTCAGCAACTGGTTTAAGAACCGGAGGCAAAGAGACCGGGCCGCCGAGGCCAAGGAAAG GGAGAACACTGAAAACAATAACTCCTCCTCCAACAAGCAGAATCAACTCTCTCCTCTGGAAGGGGGCAAGCCGCTCATGTCCAGCTCAGAAGAAGAATTCTCACCTCCCCAAAGTCCAGACCAGAACTCGGTCCTTCTGCTGCAGGGCAATATGAGCCACGCCAGGAGCTCAAACTATTCTCTCCCAGGTTTAACCGCCTCTCAGCCCACCCACGGCCTGCAAGCCCACCAGCATCAGCTCCAGGACTCTCTGCTGGGCCCCCTCACCTCCAGTCTGGTGGACTTGGGGTCCTAA